The genomic DNA GAGCTGGCGATTTGGTCGGTGGGGGTGATGATTTTGTCGGGGGAGAAGACCATCCCGTGGAAGAAGCTGGTGAACGGGCCTGTGATTTCCGTGCTGCTCGGGCTGGTGCTGGTGGGCAGCGGGCTGGACCGCTATTTGGAAACGGCTGGCGGGCACCCGGTCGGCGAGCCGATGCGCAGGGCCATGGCGTGGATCGGGGCCGGGGCCTTCCCGGTGGCGCTCCTCATCACCGGGGCGCTGGTCAGCGACCTGATCGGGGCGGAGCGGCCTTCGCCGAAGATCGTGCTTAGCGGGGTGGTCGTGCGGCTGGCGGTGTTGCCGATGTTGCTGCTGGCGGCGGCGAAATTCCTCCCCGCCCCGTTGGCGCTCAAGCAGGTCTTGGTGGTCCAGGCGGCCATGCCGTCGGCCATGACGCCCATCATGTTAGCGAAAGTTTACGGCGGCCGGCCGGGGGTGGCGGTGCAGATCGTCATTGCAACCACGGTGGTCAGCCTATTCACCTTGCCCTTCGTGATTATTTGGGGCCGGCAGTGGGCGGGTTTGTGATGGATTTGTCGGCGGGATTCTGAAAGACACGGAGCATCCCCTTTGTAATGGGGCACGCACCGCGTTCGATATGACAAACGAATCTGACTGGGAGAACAGCGCCGACAACCCTCGCGCGCGATATATTGTACCAAACCTCGACCGTGCACTCGTGATGCTGGAGCTGCTGAGCTCCCGTCCCGAGGGGATCAACGTGAGTGACTTGGGCGTCGAACTCAAGATCCCGAAGAACAGCGCATTCCGCATCGCGGTGACGCTCGAGAACCGCGGCTTCTTGGAGAAAGTCGAAGGCACCAAGCGCTACCGCCTGACGCCGCGCCTGCTGGTGCTCGGTGCGATGTCGGTGACCGACGCGAACCTTTTCGAGAAGTCGATCGACGTGATGCGCCGCCTGCGCGACGCGACCGGCGAGACCGCGCTGCTCGGCACGATGATCGATACCGAAGGCGTGGTGCTCGACCAAGCGCTCGGCACCCACCACTTCAAGTTCGCGGTCGATGCCGGCACGCGCTTCTGCCTGCACACCGCCGCGCCGGGCAAGGCGATGCTGGCGGGCCTGCCGGAGGAAGAGCGCATCCAGCGCGTGATGCGGATGAAGCTGCCTCGCTTCACCCCGAACACGATCACCACCCACGAGGAATTCCTGAACCACCTCAAAGAAGTTGCGGTACGGGGATACGGGTTCGACCTTGCGGAAGAAATGGAAGGCCAGACCTGCATCGGGGCTGCGATCCGTGGTGCCACCGGCGGCGTGATCGCGGCGCTGTGGATCACCGCGCCGTCTTCGCGGATTCCGGATACCCAGCTCGATTCCTTCGGAGCCGTGGTAAAAGCCCACGCGGATGAAATTTCCAGCCGCTTCGGGGCCGTTCTGTCCCAGATTGCATGAGGTACTCGCTGGTCATCGGTCTCGGCGCATTGACCCTCGCCGCGTCCCCTCTGGGAGCGGTGGAGACCGAGGGCGTGGAGTTCTTTCGCAACGAGGTGAAGCCGATCCTGGAGCAGAACTGCTTCAAGTGCCACGGCGGCCTCGATGAAAAGGGCCACCCCAAGGTCCGCGGCGGACTCCAGCTCATCAGCCGCAAGGGCCTGATGAAAGGGGGCGCGCATGGCGCGGCATTCAACGAGACCGACCCGGCGAAGAGCATCATTCTGGAAGCTCTCTCGTACCAGAATGAGGACCTGCAGATGCCGCCACGCGGCAAATTGCCAGATGAGGATCAGGAAAAGATCACCCGCTGGCTGGAAATGGGAGCGCCGTGGACGCCGGAAGATGCCGACGTCCTGGTGGAAATCCACGACCCGCTCGCCGGGGTGACCGAGGTCAACGAGAAGACCAAGGCGCACTGGTCCTACAAGCCGATGGAGCGGCCCGAGCCGCCGAAGGTCTCCGACCCGGCATGGGCAGTGAACCCGGTGGATGCCTTCGTCCTCGCCAAGCTGGATGAGAAGGGGCTGAAACCGGTCGGCGAAGCGTCGAAGGCGGCGTTGCTACGACGTTTGTCGTATGACTTGACCGGACTGCCGCCATCGCTGGAGGAGATCAAGTCGTTCGAGGCGGATGCCTCGCCCGATGCGTGGAGCAAGCAAGTGGACCGCTTGCTCGCCACCCCGCAGTATGGCGAGAAGTGGGCGCGCCACTGGCTGGATATCGTCCGCTACGCCGAGTCGAATGGCTTCGAGCGGGACAACGAGAAGCCCTTCGTCTGGCGCTACCGCGACTACGTCATCCGCAGCTTCAACGACGACAAGCCTTACGACCGTTTCGTGGCCGAGCAGATCGCCGGCGACGAATTGCCCGACAAGACCGCCGACTCGCAGATCGCCACCGGGATGCTGCGCCTGATGGCGTGGGACGACGAGCCGGCTGATCGCAAGCAGCACTTCTTTGATGTGCTCGATGACAATGTCCGCACCGTCACCGAGGGCTTCCTCGCGATGACCGCGGGTTGCGCCCGTTGCCACGATCACAAGGGCGACCCGATCCCGCAATCGGACTACTTCAAGTTCACGTCCTTCTTCCGCGGCATCGAGCCGATGGGGCAGGGGGGCAAGCAGACGCAATTCATCCACTCTCCCGAACTTGCGGAAAACCGCGACCTGCAGCTTACCGAACTCGGTGCTGAGGAAAAGCGGATCCGCGAGTGGATGGCGAAGTGCGAGGAAGGCGCCCTCACGAATGTCCAGCGCACCAATCCGGAAGTTGCCGCGCGGGTGAGCAACCTGACCGCGACGGACCGCTGGCTCGTCACCGATGCCCGGTTGCGCCCGACGAATTGGTTCTACACGACCAAGCCGCCGGAGGAAGACTGGTCGGCGGTCGGGTTCCGCGCCGAGCGTGCGAATTGGCAGCAGGGTCCCGCCGGCTTTGGCACCGCCGCTCCCGGAGTGCAGGCCCGCACCGTGTGGACCGGCCAGGACATCTGGCTGCAAACCACCTTCGGCCTCGAAACGATTCCGAAGTCGGTGCTGCTGCATCTCTACCACGACGAGAACATCGAGATTTATCTCAACGGCCAGCCGGTGCTCCGTCGCGAGCATCACGTGGCCGACTACGAGCGCATCACCGCATCGCGCGAGTTCATGTCGGCACTCCAGACCGGTCGCAACGTGCTGTCCGTGCATGTCCACCAGACCGCGGGCGGACAGTTCTTTGACCTCGGCTTGGAGATCGATGCTGTCACCCCGTCCGACCTGGTGCTCAATCGTCAGTATCGCTCGGTCAGCCGCAAGGATCGCGAAACCTACCGCCGTGGCCAGGCCCGGTTGGAAGAGATCGAGAACTTGAAAAGGTCGCCGGGTATCGAGGCGATGGTGGTCACGGAAGGCGGCCCGGTGCCGCCGCCGACGCACATCCATCTGCGCGGCAGTGCCCATGCCGAGGGCGATGAAGTTCAGCCCGGCTTTCCCGCGATCTGGGGTGGCGAGGTGGCCGCGGTGACACCGCCCGCCGCCGACGCCAAGACCAGTGGCCGGCGTCTCGCGCTGGCGAAGTGGATGACCCGTCCCGACAATCCGCGGACCTCGCGGGTGATGGTGAACCGCATCTGGCAGCACCATTTCGGTCGCGGCCTGAGCCCGACGCCGAATGACTTCGGCTATCTCGGCACCGCGCCGACGCATCCCGAACTGCTGGATTGGCTCGCCACCGAGTTCGTCGCGAGGGGCTGGAGCGTGAAGGCAATGCATCGCCTGCTGCTGAACTCCAAGGTCTATCGGCTTTCAATCGCATCCGACACCAAGGAAGCCGCGGCCGATCCTGCCAATGATCTGTTCTGGCGCTTCAATCCGCGCCGCCTCGGGGCGGAGGAATTGCGCGACTCCATCCTACTGAGCACCGGCGAGCTGAACTTGGAAATGAAAGGTCCCAGCATCTTCATCCCGATGCCGGAGGAAGTGCTCGCGACCTCTTCGACCAAGGGTGGCAAGTGGGGCAACAGTCCGCCGGACCAGGCGAACCGCCGCAGCGTTTACGTGAAGATCAAGCGCTCGCTGCAGCCGCCGATGTTTACCGACTTCGACCTCGCCGACACCGATACAACCTGTCCGGTGCGATTCACCACGACCGTGCCGACGCAGGCGCTGGCGATGATGAACAGCGAGTTCATCCACGACAAGGCAACCGCCTTGGCCAAGCGCCTCGATAGCGAGCATCCCGGCGACCTCCAGGCCCAGGTGAAGCGCGCCTTCGAGCTCGTGGTCTCGCGCCAGCCGGATGAGGGCGAAGTCATCCGCTCGCTCGCCTTCATCAACAAGCTCAAGACCGACAGCAAGCTCGCGCCGGAGATGGCGTTGCAGCGCTTCGCCGTCGCCGTCTTCAGCTTCAACGAATTCTTCTATCTCGACTAGCCATGATCCTGCGCCCACCCACTGGCAACTTCTGCGGTCGCGTCCATCGCCGTGAGTTCATCCACCAGATCGGTGGCGGATTCACCTCGCTGGCGCTTGCCGGCATGCTGTCGCGCGACGGGGCTTTCGCGGCTGAGGCGGGCTACGACAACCCGCTCGCGCCGAAGCAGCCGCAGCTTCCGGCCAAGGCGAAGTCGGTGATCTTCCTCTTCATGTATGGCGGCCCGAGCCACATGGATACCTTCGACTACAAGCCGAAGATGTATCCGCTCGATGGCAAGACCATCCCGGTCAAGACCTTCGGCCGCGGTGGCAAGAAGAACGAGGGCCGGGTGGTTGGTCCGAAGTGGAAGTTCCGCCAATACGGCGAGTCCGGCAAATGGGTGTCGGAGCTCTTTCCGAACATCGGCGGCTGTGTCGATGACATCGCCTTCATCCACTCGATGACGGCGGACTCGCCGATCCACGGCTCGGCGATGCTGATGATGAACAGCGGCTCGCTGCTCACCGGCAAGCCGTCGCTTGGATCGTGGATCAACTACGGCCTCGGCTCGCTCAATGAGAACCTGCCCGGGTATGTGGTGATGCTGGACAAGACCGGCGGCCCAATCTCCGGCGCCAAGAACTGGAGCAGCGGCTACATGCCCGCGAGCTACCAGGGCGTGGTCTTCCGTTCGCAGGGGAATCCGATTCTCAACCTGCAGAATCGCCCGGGCATGGATCGCGTCCAGCAGCGCTCGATGCTCGATTTCCTGGGTGACATCAACCAGTCCCACCTCAAGGGCCGCGAGCATAACAGCGACCTCGCCGCGCGCATCGCCTCCTACGAACTCGCCTACCGCATGCAGGCGACCGCGCCGGAAGCCATCGATGTCGAAAGCGAGCCGGAGCATATCAAGAAGCTCTACGGCATGGACGGCGGTCGCACGGATGACTTCGCGCGGAAGTGCATCCTCGCACGCCGCCTCGTCGAGCGCGGTACCCGTTTCATCCAGATCTATTCCGGTGGCGCGCACAATGACGACAACTGGGATGCCCACGGCGACCTGGTGAAGAATCACGAGTACCACGCTGGCAACACCGACAAGCCGATCGCCGGTCTGCTGCAGGATCTGAAGCAGCGCGGCTTGCTGGATGAAACGCTGGTCATCTGGGGTGGCGAATTTGGCCGTCAGCCGACCGCGGAGTATGCCGAAGGCACCGGCCGCGACCACAATGCCTACGGCTTCACCACCTGGATGGCCGGTGGCGGGATCAAGGGTGGCACCAGCTTCGGCGAGACCGACGAGCTAGGCGGCGAGGCGGTGAAGGACCGCGTGCAGGTGAAGAACCTCCACGCCACGGTGCTCCAGCAGATGGGGCTGGATCCGAACCACCTGACGTATTTCTACGGTGGGCTGGATCAGAAGCTCGTCGGGGTGGAAGGGGCGGATCCGATTCAGGAGCTGATTGCTTGATTCCTGGGTGCGCGGGCCGCTGGCCCGCCGAAGCACTGGCACGGCTGACTTGGCGATGCGGACTTGAACAGGCAGCAGGCTCTTCCGGTAGTTCAGCGGGTCATCGGCCCGCGCACCCAGCGGGGACACGCTTCGCGCTGGAACGTGGCACGATGCCTGCCAGCCTCCCCGGCATGTCCGTTCGCCTCGCCGGCCTCCTCCTGCCCGCCTTCACGCCCCGCCGCGACGGGGACCTCGGTATCGGTGATACCCGTGCCTTGAAGCAGTGGATCGACCGCTGCGCGGCGAACGGGATCGGCTTCCTGCAGTTGCTGCCGCTGAATGAAACCGGCGGGGACGACAGCCCTTACAACGCGATCTCCTCGGTAGCGCTCGAGCCGCTGTTTCTCACGATGGAGCTGGGGGAGATTCCCGGCCTCGAAGTGGCGGACATCGAGGCCGCGCGTGAGGAACTCGGCGAGATTCTCCATGCGGACAGTGTGAACTACCCGGCCGTGCGGAAGGCCAAGCGCACGCTGCTAGAGAAGGCATGGAAGCGCTTCCATGCCGGCCCGGGCGATGTGGCTTTCTTCCGCTTCCAGAGGGAGGAGAAGGCATGGCTGGAGAATTACTGCATCTATCGTTGGTTGATGGATGAGGCCGGTGGCTCGGAGGCATGGGACTACTGGCCGGAGCCGATGCAATCGGTCGAGGGCGCGCTGGCTCACCTGACAGCCCGAAAGGCAGCCGATGGCGCGGGGGTGGATGAACGGCTGGATTACTATGCGTGGGTCCAGTGGTTGTGTTTTCTCCAATGGTGTTCGGTACGCGAACATGCCGACCACAAGGGCGTGAAACTGATGGGCGACATCCCTATCGGCGTGAGCCGCTACTCGGCCGACGTGTTCTTCAATCGCGAGGACTTCGACCTCGACTGGTGCGGCGGCGCACCGCCGGAGAGGATGTTCAAATACGATCGCTTCATCCAGCAGTGGGGGCAGAACTGGGGCATCCCGCTTTACCGGTGGGATCGAATGGAAGCCGAGGATTTCCCGTGGTGGCGTCAGCGAATCTCGATGCTAGCCGACATCTTCCACATCTTCCGCATCGATCATGTGCTCGGCTTCTACCGGATTTATTCGTTCCCATGGCTGCCACAGCGGAATGCCGAGTTTCTGGATCTAACCGAGGATCAGGCCATCGAGCTGACCGGCGGACCCTTGCCCGGTTGGAATCCGCGACCGGATGATACGCCAGAGCATCAGGCAGCGAATCGCTTCGATGGCGATGTGCGGCTGCGAATGGTCATCGAGGCTTCGCATGGAGCCGCGGTGGTGGGCGAGGACCTCGGCTGCGTGCCGGAGTATGTGAGGCCGCACCTTGCTTCGCTGGATGTGGCGGGCTTCCGCGTACCGCACTGGGATGCCGATGGTGAGGGCCACGTGATCATGCCAGAGGATCTGCCCGAGTGTTCGTTCGCGACTTACGCGACGCACGATCACGACTCGCTGCCGGCGATGTGGGAGAACTTCCGCGCACTCGCGGCGGACGAGGAGGCGGATGATGGCGAGCGCCATGGCGCGACGAACAACCTGCGGCTGATGGCGGAGTTTGCCGGCATCGAGCCGGACCAACCTTATGACGCGTCGGTGAAGGAGGCATTGTTCAAAGCGTTGTTAGATTCCCGCTCGCGCTATGCGGCGATCATGATCACGGATCTCTGCGACCTCACTGACCGCATCAATTCGCCTGGCACCGTGGGACCGCGCAACTGGAGCTTCCGCCTGCCCGAGTCGCTGGAGAGTGTGGCGGAAGCGGAGCTCGCGAAGCTTCGTCCGTGGATCCACGAAGCGAAGCGCTGTTAGAGCAGGGCCTGCTAGCGGATCGTCACGGTCCACTGGGAGCGCGGAATCGATTCCACCTGGTTGGACTCCCGAACGGTAGGCGATCCACGAAACTGCCATGGACATCCTTCTGGTGGAGCCCGCGAGTCGCAGAGGCGGAACGCTTTGCCTTGCGGTCCAGATCAACTTCGGCACGAATTATCCGGATTCTGCATCGACCCAGTCAAAGCATTCGCCATCATGTGGAGAAGCTAGGGAGCCATCGGCTAATTTCACCGCGCGGGCACCCCATCCGGTTTCCAGCATGCAGCAGTTCGCACAAACATTTCCGGCGACTTCGCTGCGGCGATGCGTGGTTCCGCTGCTGGCGGCGAGTTCCTTGGGATTCATTGCATCCGCTCGCGGGGATCCAGGAGAGGGAGGAGCGTGGAAAAGCGATGCCCACGCACCTGAGATCGCTGGAATCGAAGCAAATCCTCTCAAGGGAATGATTCCCTTTGAAAGCGGTACGCGGCGATCCTTCCCGCACAGCATGGAGTGGTTCTACCTGCCCCTCAGGGATCTTCAGAAAGGAGACTCGGAGTTTGATTGGGAACCGATTGAGAGGCGGCTTGAAAAGATAGCGGGGAGAGGCAACCACTCCGTTTTCAGGATTTACCTCGACTATCCGGGCAAGCCGATTGGTACGCCCCAGTATCTGATCGATGCCGGTGTGCCAATGCGCGGTTACACCGATGCGGGAAATCATCACTCCGCCAGCAAGTCGCCGGACTGGAACGACCCCCGTCTGATCGGAGCCCTTGAGAGTTTCATACTTCATCTCGGGAAGAAGTATGATGGGGATCCACGGATCGGCTTTCTAACGGCCGGTCTCTACGGCTTCTGGGGAGAGTGGCATAATCATCCCCACGACCCGGGATGGGAGATGAGAGCCGAGGGCCGGGACCGGTTGCTGAACGCCTACCGGCAAGCGTTCGCCAAGACCCACGTGCTGCTACGCAATCCAATGGGAACAACGAATCCGGGACTGAAGACCAGTTTCGGGTATCATGACGATTCCTTTGGTTACGAAACCTTGCGGCCGGAATGGGCATTCTTCCCCCGACTACATCAGAACGGATTGGTTGAAATCTGGAAGCAAAAGCCCATCGGAGGCGAGATCCGGCCGGAATTGCAGGCCACGATCTTCGATGCCTGGCCGAACCTCCCCGTGATCGTGGGAAGCAAGGCCAGCGAGGATCTCTCCGAATGCATCAATGCCACGCACGCAAGCTGGATGCTGAACGAACGTCTTTTCGCAGGCTCGCTTACGGATATCCAACGCAAGAACGCCCTCCGTGCCCAACGCCTCCTGGGTTACGAGCTTCATGTCGCGGGTTCTTCCATCGACAGGGATGAGAAGAATAATCTCCACGTGAGGTTAAAGATCAGAAATGCCGGGGTGGCACCCTTTTATTATGAATGGCCAGCCGAGTTTGCCAGCTTTGATCCCGCAACAAAGATGAAGCG from Luteolibacter arcticus includes the following:
- a CDS encoding AEC family transporter; protein product: MLRAVDTSKAVLAAVLPVYLIILAGALLRKLRVLKVDQDEPVFRLVFSVLYPCFILDKILGSESVRNGGDVIWGIGLGFGLTVLGFAGAWLLAGLLQFQKGSGKRTFTLATGVQNFGYTAIPVVELMWAGTGAIAMLFVHNLGVELAIWSVGVMILSGEKTIPWKKLVNGPVISVLLGLVLVGSGLDRYLETAGGHPVGEPMRRAMAWIGAGAFPVALLITGALVSDLIGAERPSPKIVLSGVVVRLAVLPMLLLAAAKFLPAPLALKQVLVVQAAMPSAMTPIMLAKVYGGRPGVAVQIVIATTVVSLFTLPFVIIWGRQWAGL
- a CDS encoding DUF1553 domain-containing protein, whose amino-acid sequence is MRYSLVIGLGALTLAASPLGAVETEGVEFFRNEVKPILEQNCFKCHGGLDEKGHPKVRGGLQLISRKGLMKGGAHGAAFNETDPAKSIILEALSYQNEDLQMPPRGKLPDEDQEKITRWLEMGAPWTPEDADVLVEIHDPLAGVTEVNEKTKAHWSYKPMERPEPPKVSDPAWAVNPVDAFVLAKLDEKGLKPVGEASKAALLRRLSYDLTGLPPSLEEIKSFEADASPDAWSKQVDRLLATPQYGEKWARHWLDIVRYAESNGFERDNEKPFVWRYRDYVIRSFNDDKPYDRFVAEQIAGDELPDKTADSQIATGMLRLMAWDDEPADRKQHFFDVLDDNVRTVTEGFLAMTAGCARCHDHKGDPIPQSDYFKFTSFFRGIEPMGQGGKQTQFIHSPELAENRDLQLTELGAEEKRIREWMAKCEEGALTNVQRTNPEVAARVSNLTATDRWLVTDARLRPTNWFYTTKPPEEDWSAVGFRAERANWQQGPAGFGTAAPGVQARTVWTGQDIWLQTTFGLETIPKSVLLHLYHDENIEIYLNGQPVLRREHHVADYERITASREFMSALQTGRNVLSVHVHQTAGGQFFDLGLEIDAVTPSDLVLNRQYRSVSRKDRETYRRGQARLEEIENLKRSPGIEAMVVTEGGPVPPPTHIHLRGSAHAEGDEVQPGFPAIWGGEVAAVTPPAADAKTSGRRLALAKWMTRPDNPRTSRVMVNRIWQHHFGRGLSPTPNDFGYLGTAPTHPELLDWLATEFVARGWSVKAMHRLLLNSKVYRLSIASDTKEAAADPANDLFWRFNPRRLGAEELRDSILLSTGELNLEMKGPSIFIPMPEEVLATSSTKGGKWGNSPPDQANRRSVYVKIKRSLQPPMFTDFDLADTDTTCPVRFTTTVPTQALAMMNSEFIHDKATALAKRLDSEHPGDLQAQVKRAFELVVSRQPDEGEVIRSLAFINKLKTDSKLAPEMALQRFAVAVFSFNEFFYLD
- a CDS encoding DUF4832 domain-containing protein, which gives rise to MDILLVEPASRRGGTLCLAVQINFGTNYPDSASTQSKHSPSCGEAREPSANFTARAPHPVSSMQQFAQTFPATSLRRCVVPLLAASSLGFIASARGDPGEGGAWKSDAHAPEIAGIEANPLKGMIPFESGTRRSFPHSMEWFYLPLRDLQKGDSEFDWEPIERRLEKIAGRGNHSVFRIYLDYPGKPIGTPQYLIDAGVPMRGYTDAGNHHSASKSPDWNDPRLIGALESFILHLGKKYDGDPRIGFLTAGLYGFWGEWHNHPHDPGWEMRAEGRDRLLNAYRQAFAKTHVLLRNPMGTTNPGLKTSFGYHDDSFGYETLRPEWAFFPRLHQNGLVEIWKQKPIGGEIRPELQATIFDAWPNLPVIVGSKASEDLSECINATHASWMLNERLFAGSLTDIQRKNALRAQRLLGYELHVAGSSIDRDEKNNLHVRLKIRNAGVAPFYYEWPAEFASFDPATKMKRVLGRSTNWNVPDILPDGREYQREFSCTLTESTRGRRLLLRLVNPLENGKPLRFANARQDGDLEGWLTLQDIPDEITGSTTR
- a CDS encoding DUF1501 domain-containing protein codes for the protein MILRPPTGNFCGRVHRREFIHQIGGGFTSLALAGMLSRDGAFAAEAGYDNPLAPKQPQLPAKAKSVIFLFMYGGPSHMDTFDYKPKMYPLDGKTIPVKTFGRGGKKNEGRVVGPKWKFRQYGESGKWVSELFPNIGGCVDDIAFIHSMTADSPIHGSAMLMMNSGSLLTGKPSLGSWINYGLGSLNENLPGYVVMLDKTGGPISGAKNWSSGYMPASYQGVVFRSQGNPILNLQNRPGMDRVQQRSMLDFLGDINQSHLKGREHNSDLAARIASYELAYRMQATAPEAIDVESEPEHIKKLYGMDGGRTDDFARKCILARRLVERGTRFIQIYSGGAHNDDNWDAHGDLVKNHEYHAGNTDKPIAGLLQDLKQRGLLDETLVIWGGEFGRQPTAEYAEGTGRDHNAYGFTTWMAGGGIKGGTSFGETDELGGEAVKDRVQVKNLHATVLQQMGLDPNHLTYFYGGLDQKLVGVEGADPIQELIA
- a CDS encoding IclR family transcriptional regulator, which gives rise to MTNESDWENSADNPRARYIVPNLDRALVMLELLSSRPEGINVSDLGVELKIPKNSAFRIAVTLENRGFLEKVEGTKRYRLTPRLLVLGAMSVTDANLFEKSIDVMRRLRDATGETALLGTMIDTEGVVLDQALGTHHFKFAVDAGTRFCLHTAAPGKAMLAGLPEEERIQRVMRMKLPRFTPNTITTHEEFLNHLKEVAVRGYGFDLAEEMEGQTCIGAAIRGATGGVIAALWITAPSSRIPDTQLDSFGAVVKAHADEISSRFGAVLSQIA
- a CDS encoding 4-alpha-glucanotransferase, which produces MPASLPGMSVRLAGLLLPAFTPRRDGDLGIGDTRALKQWIDRCAANGIGFLQLLPLNETGGDDSPYNAISSVALEPLFLTMELGEIPGLEVADIEAAREELGEILHADSVNYPAVRKAKRTLLEKAWKRFHAGPGDVAFFRFQREEKAWLENYCIYRWLMDEAGGSEAWDYWPEPMQSVEGALAHLTARKAADGAGVDERLDYYAWVQWLCFLQWCSVREHADHKGVKLMGDIPIGVSRYSADVFFNREDFDLDWCGGAPPERMFKYDRFIQQWGQNWGIPLYRWDRMEAEDFPWWRQRISMLADIFHIFRIDHVLGFYRIYSFPWLPQRNAEFLDLTEDQAIELTGGPLPGWNPRPDDTPEHQAANRFDGDVRLRMVIEASHGAAVVGEDLGCVPEYVRPHLASLDVAGFRVPHWDADGEGHVIMPEDLPECSFATYATHDHDSLPAMWENFRALAADEEADDGERHGATNNLRLMAEFAGIEPDQPYDASVKEALFKALLDSRSRYAAIMITDLCDLTDRINSPGTVGPRNWSFRLPESLESVAEAELAKLRPWIHEAKRC